The genome window tatataaattatgatCACTTTTATCaatccatttttttaaatcttctatcatattttgttcaacattactttttaattgatttactatagatatattatcTTCTGGTGAACACCTTTCTATACTATCATATAACTCGTTATCAATATGACCTTTATATGCAATCCATTTTGactccatttttttaatccaTGTATTCCATTcatcgtttttttttttaagccATACATCTTTCTTTGTGGatatataagaataaaatttttcCCATTCTTCTTCCAATtctgttaattttttatgccattcatttttttttatctgtTCTTCTGTTTCTATTTGCTCTCTAGAAGATCGTATGAGGCTATTCCACTTAATATACAATTGATCTAGCCATATATCAGTATCAATGATATCGTCAATAGTGAAATTTGGTTCTTCAAAACATGGTGTTTCTCTTTTTGTGGAATTTGATCCccttaaataattttcatccCTTAATGGATTGTTTTCACTTAAAGGATTTTGAAATTGCAAAATTTTGTTATCACAAGCTTTCGCTTCATCATCATCAAATAGTTTCTCTGTTGACGTTGGGTCAAAAGATGcctaaataaaaaacataaaaaaaaaaatattttttgcaataagcattatcaaaaatgattttaaggagtaaaaaaaatgtacatatatttttatcttacCGAGGATATTAAATCaataaggaaaaaatatgccAAAAACAAAGAGCATGAAATATAAGAAgctgcatatttttttttcattttaaacaaggtaattatttataaaatttctAAAGAAATATGCtctttatcatatatttacgAAATAAATAGTTTATTTAGTTAAtactataatttttttaataaaaaaataataattaaaaaattgcatattattttttacaagtAGAAAAATGTTATACAATTAACACGTTTAACAATAATAAGCATTTTGtactaataaaaaatgtgataCTTATATTAAGGATTTAGaaatacatttattattaacctcggaatttataattaacgATCAAATTATGAATACAGTTTGTTACATAAGTATATATTCACTTAttaagaatatataaaattcgattgcatatatacaatagcaaaagataaaaaatacaaataaacaaatatatattactattttttctataaaatttcgctaatatattttttaatttaaataataaatttttatttctataataaattctttatattcttattttattatttttttaagaatttttataaaatataaatatgaggTATCTTTTATAATTAGAAGAGTATGGGTTcttataataaagaaaaaaattatattaattatttattataattttcttgaTATTTACTATGCATCCAACCTTTTATGATTCATTTAGgaatttttatgtttttaattttctatAAGAAACGATATGTATTGCATagatatatgtatatgtttatttttctatgGTTTAAGTTCTAATGTTGGTTTAGAtttaattttcataattttgttGATTTACTAGTTTACACAAATTTactaaatattattataatagaaatacaaatttttttaaatattatatgcattattattatattttttgtaataaaaaaaataaaaaagattaataataaaaatatggcATATGCAAGAAAACCAGCAATATAATTTCCTCAAAAGAGGAaccatattatatataaaataataattatattaatttatggTATATAAGCAAAAAATGCATGATTATACAATAATAAGTATGATAACCACTCTCAATAATACGGAAAACATATTAAAACGATATACCATTCATTTTATtctgaattttttataatatatataaattttactTATTATGATTGAactaaatatttttagaatattataattataaagataataaagaatatgttttatataataacgttaatttattgaaaatatatattccatAAGTAGACAAACACTATCCttaaattgaaaataaaatatatttaaaattaataaaaattactGCTTCGGATATGTTGATATAGAGGGgttaaaatgtatatagattctttttttcttatagAAGCTTTACATTACTATATctgatataatatattttgaaaaattatacataaaaaaatatttatgaaaataaaatgcaagggttaatatatattaaaattttatgattatatattttataaatacttGTATAAATACTAATGATCATCCATATTACAATAAAgaatttatgaatattataaatattaattaaacattaatatttccttaaattatttgttttgttctatatatatatatattactcTTAATTACcacttattatttataagcataaatgtatattgggatgataatttaaatacttttaaatactattttaatttgaattttttagatgtatatcatttaaatattataactaagaatatatttacatataaacTTATAACATTTAAATTTGGGTTTCATGGATATAGGTAAATgccataaaataaaacaagtaaatgaataaaatgatCTAAATATTGAATTAAAACAATCATATGGAATATTACATTTTGTAATTTTGCTTATATTAATATCCTAAGGTTTTTAG of Plasmodium berghei ANKA genome assembly, chromosome: 6 contains these proteins:
- a CDS encoding tryptophan-rich antigen — protein: MKKKYAASYISCSLFLAYFFLIDLISSASFDPTSTEKLFDDDEAKACDNKILQFQNPLSENNPLRDENYLRGSNSTKRETPCFEEPNFTIDDIIDTDIWLDQLYIKWNSLIRSSREQIETEEQIKKNEWHKKLTELEEEWEKFYSYISTKKDVWLKKKNDEWNTWIKKMESKWIAYKGHIDNELYDSIERCSPEDNISIVNQLKSNVEQNMIEDLKKWIDKSDHNLYKWIICDWNKWKSNFMLDWSKQQWKLKEDSYWKKFTKPKTRTDPFFFLIKEKYDKWAERNKMEQDQWTDITSKLESKYLTAKHADWEEWKINKREWYGKWISYYIENFVNMRAVCR